A region of the Aggregicoccus sp. 17bor-14 genome:
GGTGCCGCGCTCGACGGCGTGCTGGTGGCGCAGATCAAGGAGTCGGTGCAGCACCCCAACGCCGACAAGCTCTCCGTCACCCAGGTGGACATCGGCGGCTCCGCGCTGCTGCAGGTGGTGTGCGGCGCGAAGAACTACAAGGTCGGGGACAAGGTCCCGCTGGCCACCGCCGGGACGAAGCTGCCCAACGGCGTGGAGATCAAGCAGGCGGCGCTGCGCGGGGTGGAGAGCTTCGGCATGCTCTGCTCGGCGAAGGAGCTCGCGCTCTCCGAGGAGAGCAGCGGCCTGCTCATCCTCCCGGCGCAGCTCAAACCCGGCACCCCCATCGCCGAGGCGCTGGGCCTCGACGATGTGGTGCTCGAGGTGAACGTCACCCCGAACCGCCCGGACGCGCTCAGCCACCTGGGCGTGGCGCGCGAGGTGAGCGTGGTGACGGGCGCGCCGCTCAAGCTCCCGCAGCCGAGCTTCAAGGAGGGCGGCAAGCCCACCGCCGAGCAGGTGAAGGTGCGCATCGAGGACGCCGAGCGCTGCCCGCGCTACGCGGCGCGCGTGGTCGAGGGCGTGAAGGTGGGCCCCTCGCCGCAGTGGATGCAGGAGCGGCTCAAGGCCTGCGGCGTGCGCGCGATCAACAACCTGGTGGACGTGACCAACTACGTCCTCCTCGAGTACGGCCAGCCGCTGCACGCCTTCGACCTCGCCAAGGTCGCCGGGCCGGAGATCGTCGTGCGCCGCGCGAAGGCCGGCGAGACGCTCACCACCCTGGACGGCAAGGCGCGCACGCTGGACGCGGACGACCTGCTCATCTGCGACGCGAAGGGCCCCACGGCGCTCGCGGGCGTGATGGGCGGCGGCGACAGCGAGGTGAGCGCCGCCACCACGCGCGTGCTCATCGAGAGCGCGAACTTCCAGGCCTCCGGCGTGCGCCGCACGGCGAAGCGCCACGGACTGCACACCGAGGCGAGCCACCGCTTCGAGCGCGGCGCGGACCTGGACGCGGTGCCTCTCGCGCTCGAGCGCGCGGCCGCACTCATCGCCGAGCTGGGCGGGGGCACCGTCGCCCCGGGCCGGCTGGACGTGTACCCGAAGCCCTCGCCCGCGCGCCGCGTGACGCTGCGCTTCGCGCGCGTGGACGCGCTTTTGGGCACGCCCGTGGCCGAGCAGGAGTGCCGCCGCATCCTCGCCGCCCTCGGCTTCAAGGCCATGGAGGAGGGCAAGGGCCAGGTGACCTACGAGGTGCCGCGCGCGCGCGTGGACGTGGAGCGCGAGGAGGACCTCGTCGAGGAGATCGCCCGCGTCTTCGGCTTCGACCACATCCCGGCAAAGCTGCCGCGCGGGCTCGCCGAGCTCGCGCCCGAGCCCGCGCACTTCGACGCCGAGCGCCGCGTGCGCGCCGCGCTCTCCGGCCACGGCCTGGACGAGGTGGTGAACTACTCCTTCCTCGCGCCGCGCACGCTGCAGGTGCTCGGCGAGGCGCAGCCGCCGGTCGCGCTGGTGAACCCGCTCAGCGTGGAGCAGTCGGTGATGCGCACCACGCTGCTGGGCGGGCTGCTGGAGAACCTCTCGCGCAGCGTGCGCCACCAGGTGGAGCGCGTGGCGCTCTACGAGATGGGCCGCGTGTACTTCCGCGACGCCGCGGGCGGGCAGGGTCAGCGCCCGGCCTCGCACGAGGTGCACCGGGTGGCGGGGCTCGTCTGGGGCCTGCGCGCCGGGCGCACCTGGACGCAGAAGGACGCGCGCATGGACTTTTACGACGCGAAGGGCGCCGTGGAGGCCCTGCTGCAGGCGCTGCGCATCGCCGAAGGCGGGGAGGGGGGCGTCCGCTTCGTCCCCGTGGAGATGCCCGCCTACCACCCGCGCGCCTGCGCCACGGTGCTGCTGCCGGACGCGAGCCCCGCGGGCCTGGTGGGCGAGCTGCACCCGCGCGTGACGAAGGCGCTGGGGCTGCCGGAGGGCGTGTTCGCCTTCGAGCTGGACACGGCGCCGCTCTACAAGGCCGCCCAGCTGGTGCCCGCCTACCACCCGCTGCCGCGCTTCCCCGCGGTGCTGCGCGACCTCGCCGTGGTGGTGCCGCTGGAGCTGCGCAACGAGGAGATCCGCCAGGTCATCCGCGAGGTGGGCGGGCCACTCGTGGAGGACGCGAGCATCTTCGACGTCTACACGGGCAAGCCCATCCCCGAGGGCCGCAAGAACGTGGCCTACGCCATCCGCTACCGCTCGGCCGAGCGCACGCTCACCGACGCGGAGGTCACCGAGGCGCACCAGCGGATCATCGCCGAGGTGAACCAGCGCCTCGGGGCCGCCCTGCGCGCCTGAATTCGTGAGTGAAACCGGAGGGTTGACACTCCTCCGGTTTCACTGTCAATCTCGACGCTCCTCCGTACCTCCAGGGACTCAGGCATGACCAAGGCGGACATCATCGAAGGCGTCTACGAGAAGGTGGGCTTCTCGAAGAAGGAGTCGGCGGAGATCGTCGAGCTCGTCTTCGACACCGTGAAGGAGACGCTCGAGCGCGGGGACAAGATCAAGATCTCCGGCTTCGGCAACTTCCAGGTGCGCCAGAAGAAGGCGCGCGTGGGGCGCAATCCGCAGACGGGCAAGGAGATCGAGATCTCGGCGCGCCGGGTGCTGACCTTCCGGCCGAGCCAGGTGCTCAAGAGCGCCCTCAACGGCGAGGCCCCGCCCGAGAACCACGCGGAGATCGACGCCCAGGAGGACGCCGCCGACCTCGATCCCGAGGGGATGGAGGGTGACGAGGAGTAAATCGATTTCGGGCCGGTTTCTCTCCCTTGACGCGTCACGCGCCGGGAGGCATAAGGGCGGCCCGTTTCGCAGTCGGAAACACGCAGTCAGCCGTATCGGGGCGTAGCGCAGCCTGGTAGCGCACTTGCTTGGGGTGCAAGTGGTCGCAGGTTCAAATCCTGTCGCCCCGACCATCGAGGCCCCCGGAACCGCAAGGTTCCGGGGGCTTCGTCTTTGCGGGCTCAAACGGAAGGCTGGAGCGGGTCCCTCGGCTGCACCGGGGCCGTCACCCGGCGACGCGGCAGCAGCACGCTGAAGGTGGCGCCCTCGCCCGGTGTGCTGGTCACGCGCAGCGTTCCGCCCAGCATCTCGATGCTCTTCCGCGCGAGCCACAGCCCCAGGCCCAGGCCGCCATAGTGGCGCGAGTCCACCGCCCGCTCGAAGCGCTCGAAGATGCGCTCCTGATCGTGCGCCGCGATACCAATCCCCTGGTCGGTGACCTGCAGGCTCACCCAGTCGCTGGAGCCCTCGAGCCGAACCGTGAGCGGGCTGCCTGCGCCGAACTTGATTGCGTTGGAGAGCAGGCTGCACACGATCTGCACGAGGTGGCGGCGATCGCTCTCGCCCGTGAGAGGGCCTCCGTCCTCGAAGCGCAGCTCCGACCCGGCGCGGACCGCGGCCTCGCGGTGATCGTCGAGCTGCTCCTGCACCACCTCACGGAAGTCGAGCGGCTCGATGCGGGCGGGGAGCTGTCCCTGCTCCAGCTGGGAGACGTCCAGCAGCTGCGCGGTCAGCTCCTCGAAGCGCCGCATCGGGCGCAGGGCTGCGGCCGCCAGGCTCAACAGCCGCGCCGGATCCGGCCCGGGCCCCGAGGCCAGGCGCACCAGCTGCTGGAGCTGCATCTTCATGGCGGTGACGGGCGTCTTCATCTCGTGCGCCGCGACCTGGAGGAAGTCCTCGCGCAGGTGCAGCGCCCGCTCGGCGTCCTGGCGCGCCCGGCTCTCCTCCACCAACAGCCTGCTGCGCTCGGCCTCCGCGAGCCTCCGCAGCGTCACGTCTCGGAAGCTCCAGACCCGCCCGACGATCGCCTCGCCCATGCGCTGGGGGCGCGAGAAGCGCTCGAAGACGCGGCCGTCCATGAGCAGCACCTCGTCCTCGCTCTCGAGCTCCGGGTGCGCATAGAGGTACTCCACGCGCGCGGTGAAGGAAGCGGGAGAGGCGAGCTGGTCGCGCACGTAGTCGAGCGCGCGCTGATCGTCGCCGCTCTCCAGGATGTCCCCCGGGATGCGCCACAGCTCCTTGAAGCGGTGGTTGGTGGCAATGATGCGTCCCTCGCGGTCCACCACCAGGAGACCGTCTGCGGTGGACTCCAGCGACGAGTGCAGGAGTGAGAGATAGCGCGCGAGCTCTCCCGTGCGCTCGGCCACCCGCGCCTCGAGCCCCCGCCGCTCGGACTCGAGGTCGCTCTGCAGCTGCAGCCGCTCCTCGAACGCGGCGGCAAAGCCCAGCACCACCGTGGCGAGCACCGCGAGCCGCGCGTGGAGCTCCGTGAAGATCTGCCCGAAGCCGCCCTCGGGGGCCGGGGCGGACAGGGCGCCTCCCACCAGCACCACCGCCCAGAGCGTGTTGCTGAGGGCCGCCCCGCGCGCCCCGAAGCGCAGCGTGGCCCAGAGCATCAGCGGCGCCAGCGGGTAGGCGAGGGGGATGGGGGTGGCTCGCTCCCGGGTGAAGCCCAGGCACATCGCGCCTGCGAGGACGAAGCCCATCGCCGTGAGCGCGATCTCGCGGTGAGACCGGTCCGGACGTCCCGCGGGGCGCTCGCGCAGGGCGAGCACCAGCGGCGCGACCACCAGGCTCCCCGTGCTGTTGGCGACGAACCACAGCCACAGCTCGCGCGGGAAGGCCAGTGCGCCGGAGCCCACGCGCCCGGGCCACCCCGCGGCCTGGGTCGCGAGCGCGGCCATGGCGGGGTACACGATGCCCGCCAAGAGGGCGAAGACGAGCACCCCCTGGACGCTGCGCGGCCAGCGCCGCGTCCCCGTCACCCGGACCACGAGCCATGCACCGGCCAGCGTCGAGAGTGCGCGGGCCGTGCCCGTCAGCAGGGCGAAGGCAAAGTTGGGCGGCGCGGCTCCCGTAGGGCCCGTCGGCATGAGCCCGCTCCACCCCGAGAGGAGCGAGCCGAGCAGGACGCCGGGCCAGCGGCTGTTGCCCCGCACGAGCAGCACTGCGAGCGAGTAGCCCGCGGCGGGCCAGAAGAGGATGACCCGCCTGTCGAGCCGGAGCTTGTCACCCACCCACGCGAGCAGCACGTAGCCGCCTGCAATCGCCAGGTTCTCGGCGAGCGCGGCTGCGCGGGTGCGAGCGTCCCGTGTCGCCCCGGCGGCGTACTGCTGCGTGAGCGTGTGGCTCTGCAGGCGCTCCGCCATCTCGCTCCACCCCTGGCCCAGGCACGTCCAGTGCGTACGATAGGCATGCACCCTGCGGGCATCGACGGCTCCCTGCTGCGCCTCCCACCTGCGGAGCACAGAAGCGCCGGAGCGCCTGCTCACCCATTCCGACGAGGAACGTGGGACCGCCGCATGCCGCTTCGCACCTCGCTGCTAGCGCGTGGCCGCGCGGAGGGGCTGAGCCAACGCCGCATCGCGGAGCGTCGCCGCATCCTGGAGCAGTGCCTTGCGCTCCGCGGCCGACAGCGCCTCGCGCTCACCGGCGTGCAGCTTGCGGCGCGCGGACGCGAGGAGCAGCGAGGTGGGCTCGGAAGGGGCGGGGTGCTGCACGAGGAGCGCGAGATGCACGGCGTGGGCGCGCGGGTCCTCGAGCACGTGGGCCAGCGCATCCTGCACGGGCGCAGGCATTGAGCGCGCCGTGAGCGCCTGCGCACGCGCGAGCACGGCAGGCGCCTCGGTCTCCTCGGGAATGAGGAAGAGGCCGAACCTCGCCGCGAGCCGCCCCAGGGTGGCTCGCGCGGTCCACACGCACAGCGGAATGGAGAGCAGCAACCCTCCGACCACCGGCAGGGCCCAGAGCAAGAGGCGCGTGGAGATGGCGGCCGTGGCGGCTCCGAGCGCGAGCCCCAGCAGCGTGTGCACGCCATGCCGCCGCGCCGCCTCACGCCAGGTGAGCGACGCATCGTCGCGCTGCTGGCTCGACCAGGACACGCGGTAGCCGAGCAGCGTGCCGAGCACGAAGTGGGACTGGAACACCATCATCGCCGGGGCGAGCAACGTCGAGACGAGCGTCTCCAGCACGGCGCTCAGCGCGAGCCTCACCCGTCCGCCCATCTGGCGCGCCTGTGCGGAGTCCGAGAGCGCGAGCAGCAGGCCGAGGAGCCGCGGGACCAGCAGCAGCGCCATCGACACGGCCCACAGCCGCATCGCGGCCTGCGTGTCGAAGGAGGGCCAGACGGGAAAGAGGGTGCGCTGCGCGAGGAAGTAGCTCGGCTCGACGAAGCGGTCGTGCAGCGCGGTCGCCAGGCCCGTGAGCAGCAGCAGCGCCCAGAGAGGCGATGCCGCGTAGGACATCACGCCCATCAGGAAGTGCAGCCGGCTCGACGGGTGGAGATCTGCCGCCATGACCAGCCCGAGGTGCTGCAGGTTTCCCTGGCACCAGCGCCGGTCGCGCTGCGCGTAGGCGAGGAGGTTCGGAGGGGGCTGCTCGTAGCTGCCGCCCAGCTCCGGTACCAGCCACACCGTGTACCCGGCGCGCCGCATGAGGGCGGCCTCGACGAAGTCGTGGCTGAGGATGTGGCCGCCGAAGGGCTCGCGGCCCGGCAGCACTGGCAGCCCGCAGTGCTGCATGAAGGCCTCCACGCGGATGATCGCGTTGTGGCCCCAGTAGTTGCTCTCGCCCAGCTGCCACGCGGCGGCGCCCGCGGCGACGACGGGCCCGTAGAGCCGACCCGCGAACTGCTGCAGCCTCGCGTAGAGCGTCGTGCGCCCCACGCACTGCGGGGGCGCCTGGATGATGCCGACGCGCGGGTTGAGCGCCATCAGCTGCGCCATCTTCACCAGCGTGTCGCCCGCCATGAGGCTGTCGGCGTCCAGCACCACCATGAAGTCGTAGCGCCGGCCCCAGCGCTCGCAGAACTCGGCGAGGTTGCCCGCCTTCTTCGCGCGGTTGTCGAGGCGGCGCCGGTAGAAGATGCGCCCCTGGCCCTCCACGTCCTGGCACAGCTGCGCCCAGGCGAGCTCCTCGGCCACCCAGGCCTCGGCGCTCGTGGAGTCGCTCAGCACGAAGAAGTCGAAGGCCTCGAGCTGTCCCGTCTCACGCAGGGACTCGTAGACGGCCTGCACGTTCGCGAAGACCGCCGCGGCGTCTTCGTTGTGCACCGGCATCACCACTGCGGTGCGGTGGCGCAGCGGCGGATTCCGCTGCGCCGCGTCCGGCCAGAGCAGGCCGGGGACCCGGCTGCTCAGCGTGAGGTGGAGGAAGCCCGCCAGCGCGGACCAGAAGGAGAGGGCGATCCACCCGAAGCAGAGCGCGAACACCGCGACGAGCAGCAGCTCGAGCACCGTGGTGCCCTTCACGCTCATCAGCCGGTACATCTCGCGGGTGCCGAGCACGCAGGTGAGCAGCGCGAGGCCGAGCACCGCCACGCGCCGCAGCCCGGCGGTCTCGGGAGAGAAGGAGTGCGGAGGCATCAGCGGATGACGGACAGGTCAGGCTCGCTCGCGCGCCAGCAGCGGCGCAGCAGCGCCACCAGGGGGTTGAGCACGAGCTGCTGCTCGGGCATCGCGCCCGGGGCCTCGGCGGGCGTGGGAAGGGGGAGCGCGGCGCGCAGCGCACGCAGCTGCGTGCAGGAGAGGGCCGCGGCCGGAGCGAGGAGCACCGCGGCGCCGTGGGCCGGGAGGCCACTCAGGACGAAAGCCGCGCGGCCGCGCGCCAGCACTGCGTCGCTTCCGGCGGCGAGATCCAGGGCCTCGGCGAGCCAGGCCTCCACCTGCCGCTGCGCCTGCGCGAGCGGAGCGGTGCCGGCCGCGCAGGCCACCCCGGCGGCGAGCTGCGCGAGGTCCGCCTCGGACTCGAAGCCGAAGCTGCGAAAGAAGGCGTCCAGCGCGGCGCGGTCGGCCACGTCGGAAGGGGAGGGCTGCGACGTCACGGGGCCCACGGGTAGCTCCAGGTCTCGCTGAGGGTCTGTGGCCCGCTGCGCAGGAAGCAGCGCAGCTCGATGGGCGAATCGGAGCTGGTGTCGGGCACCAGCTCGAAGGTGGCGCGCCAGCCGCCGGTCACGGGGTTGGGCTGCACGCTGGGGCGCAGCACCTGGCCGCGCGAGGCGCTCACCACCGCCTCCAGCTCCTCGCCGCCCGGCGGGGTCGGCGCGGGGGAGAAGTCGATGACGAAGCGGCGCGCGCCGGGGCTCCCCGCGGCGATGCGCGTGGCGACGACGTGCGCGGCCTGCGGCGCCCAGGGGGGCTCGAACCCCCAGTGGATCTTGTACGCGAGCTTCAGCTCTCCGCCCGGCGCGAGCGGCGCCTCGGGAACCCAGGCGGCCACGATGTTGTCGTGCACCTCCTGCGGGGTGGGGATCTCCACCAGCTGCACGCTGCCGCGGCCCCAGTCACCCACGGGCTCCACCCACGCGCTGGGGCGGCGGTCGTAGCGCGCCTCGAGGTCCTCGTAGCTCGTGAAGGCCTCGTCGCGCTGCAGCAGCCCGAAGGCGCGCGGGCTCTGGGCCTGGAAGCTGGAGATGCTCAGGCGCTCGGGGTTCTGCAGCGGGCGCCACAGCTGCTCGCCGGTGCCCATCCAGACGAAGAGGCCATCCGAGTCGTGCACCTCGGGGCGGAAGTCCTCGCTGCTGCCGCGGTCGTTCTCGCCGAAGAGGTACATGCTGGTGAGCGGCGCAATCCCCAGCTGCTTCACCGCGCGGCGCGCGTAGAGCGTGGCCTCGATCTGCGTCACCGTGCGCACGCCAGGGGTGACGACGATACGGTAGGCGCCGGTGAGGCTGGGGCTGTCCAGCAGCGCGTGCACCACCACCTGCTTCGCGCCCGGAGCGGGCTTCTCCACCCACAGCTCGCGGAACGCCGGGAACTCCTCGCCCGAGGGCAGCGCCGTGTCGATGGCGAGCCCGCGCGCGGAGAGCCCGTAGACGTTGCCCTCGCCGAGGGCGCGGAAGTAGCTCGCGCCGAGGAAGGACACCACCTCGTCGAAGTGGTCCGGGCGGTTGAACGGGGCGTTGAGCTTCAGCCCCGCGAAGCCCTCCACGCCCTGCACCGGGCCCGGCTTCACCAGGCTGCCGTAGCGGAAGAAGTCGGGCGAGAAGGGCACGGGCCGCGCGCGGCCGCCCTCGACCTCGTTCACGCGCACGGGCTGCGTGTAGAGGAAGCCGGGGTGGAAGAGCTGCACCTGGAAGTTGCGCTTGCCGTCGCGCCAGAGCGCGCGCTCGTCGCGGAAGCGGATGTCGCGGTACTGGTCGTAGTCGAGCGCCGCGAGGAAGCCCGGCAGCTGCGCGTCCGGAGTGCGGTAGTCACGCTGGGCGAGGGACTTCGCGCGCGCCCGCACCGTCTCGATTCCCCTGAACGGAGCGGCCTCGGCGACCAGCGTCGCGGTCGCCATCTGCGCCGGGCGCGGAGACGTCTGCCCCTGCGCCATGCCGGCTGCGAGCCCCGCGAGGGCACCCGCCCACTTCCACCCCTGCCTCAAGACCGTGCTCCTCCTGGCGGTCCGGCGAACCCGCCGGACCACGCTGCCCGACGCGCGCGCGAGCGCGAAATTCGGAGCAGCCCTGGCAACTGCCGCGCCAGCTCCCGATACCGGGCGGCGCGGCAAGTACCACGTCGGATCGGCGCCGTCGAACCCCCCTCCACCCTCGGGATCAGAACGGGGAAAGGGCCCCCAGCACGCGGTGGGAGCTGTCCCTTTTCTCCACACCGGTGGTCAGTGGGAGGATCCTTACCCACCCGGCCACGCGTGCGGGATCGGGCCTACTTCGCGCGCACCCGCACCGGCACGGGGAGAGGCTCGGCGACGACGCGCGGCACCACGGTGGGCATCAGCTCTCGCAGGTTGCGCACGGGCTCCACGCCCGGCTCCGAGATGCGCAGGGCGAGGAAGGAGGCACCCAGGCGCGCGAAGGCGGACACGAGGAACACCACGTGGAAGTTCACCCACGCGTGGCCGCCGAGGGTGAAGTGCGTGGGCACCCAGCCCGCGAGCCCGCCGCCCAGCGCGGACGCCGCGGCGTAGGCGAGCCCGCCCGCCGTGGCGAAGGCCGCGAGGTACACGGGGCGGCCCTTGCGCGGCGCCACCGCGAGCGGCAGCGCGAAGATGGCGAGGCCGTGCCCACTCCAGAAGAAGCCGTTGAGCAGCACGTCGAGCAGCAGCGGCCACAGTCGCGCCTCGGTGGGCAGCAGCCACAGCGCGGGGATGGTGCTGATGCCCAGCGAGCACAGCAGCACGACGGGCTGCGCGCCCACGCGGTCGATGAGCTTGCCCCACAGGGGCGCGGTGAGGATGCGCACGCAGGCCACGGCGGCCGCCTGCAGCGCCATCATCACGAAGGTCATCCTCAGGTTCTTGAGCATGTGGAACGCGAAGAAGGGCGCGCTCAGCCCCACGCCCACGTTCCACGCCAGCTGGTACACGAGCACCTTGCGCGCCGCGGGATCGCGCGCCGGCAGCAGCGCCAGCTTCAGGTCCATCTTCACGTGGCTCGCGCCCGGCGCAGGGTCGTGCTGGCGGCGCATGATCAGCGTCGTCACCAGCCCCACCGCGCAGGCCACGGCCGAGAGCAGGGGGAGCGCGAAGCCCAGCCCGCCGTCGCGCTTCGCGCCGTCCATGAGGAAGCCGGCGAGCACCGAGGTCACCGTGCCCGCGATGGTGATCATCGCCGTGCGCTTGCCGAAGTAGCGTCCGCGCAGGCTGCTGGGGACCAGCTCGCCCATCCACGACACCCACGCGTTGTTGCCCACCACGCCGAGCACCGCGGACAGCCCCGCCACCCCGATGAGCAGGTGCTGGCGGCCCTGCAGACCCAGCGGCAGCCACGGCACCAGCGCGAGCGGCAGCATCACCTGGCGCGAGAGGCACACCGCCACCAGCGCCACGCGCCGGTGCCCGAACGTGGAGGTGAGCCAGGCGGCCGGGAACTGCACGAACTGCGCGAAGAAGGGCAGGGCGGTCATCAGCCCCACCAGGAAGGGACTGAGCTTCAGCGCCACCGCCCACGCGGTGAGCACCGTCGCCCCCGCACACGCGGTGAACATCTCCGCGACCATCCCCTCGGCCACCGAGGCCCGCAGAGAGCCGCGCAGCGTGCGCACGGGGCGCGCCGAGGGCGCGTCCTCCGGCGGGGCCGCGAGCAGCATCGCGGAGGCCCCGGGGAAGGAGCTTCCGGGGCGCACCCCCGGGACCACGGATGCGAGGGTGGCGATGCTGCGGAGGACGTAGCGGCGGAGGGCGGCGGTGGACACGGGGCCCCCGGCTGTCGCACGCGGCTCGCGTGCGCCTCAAACCCACCCCCAGGGTCTGCGCTCGTCAGGCTGCCCTGCGGGCGTTGCTCCCGGACGCTGCGTGCGGCCGCGCCGCCTGCCCGCCTGCACTCCGGTTTTGGGTGCAGTTCAAGAGGTCTTGAACTATATGAACGGTCAGGAGGCGTACATGGACATCGCGCGGGAGCTGACGGACTTTCTAGGCAGTGTGGAGCAGCGGCTCGGCACCGTCCTGGTCGACGGGGATGCGGGTCCCCAGGTCCGCGGGGACACGCTCATGGAGGCGGCGCGCCACCTGTGCATCGGCACCGGCGGCAAGCGCGCGCGCCCCATGCTCGCCCGCCTCTTCGGCGCGGTGGTGAACGCGCCCGCCGCGCCCCTGGTGGACATCGCGCTGGGCGCCGAGCTCATCCACTCCGCGAGCCTCCTGCACGACGACGTGGTGGACGCGGGCATGTTCCGCCGCGGCCGCCCCACGGTGAACGCGCGCTGGGGCAACATCGTCGCGGTGATGAGCGGCGACCTCATCCTCTCCGTCGCCCTGCGCCGGCTCGCCGCGCTGGACGCGCGCCTCACCCAGAGCGCGCTCGCCGTCATCGAGGAGATGACCCGCGGCGCCATCGCCGAGGTGGAGGCCCGCGGCGACCTGGACCTGCCGCTCGAGCGCCTGCGCTACATCGCCGAGGCCAAGACGGGCTGTCTCTTCGGCTGGTGCGGCCACGCGCCGGCGACGCTGGTGGACCGCCACGACGCGGCGCGCGCCTTCGACAAGTTCGGCCGGCACCTGGGCGTGGCCTTCCAGATCGCGGACGACATCCGGGACGTGACGGGCACGGACGCGGGCAAGCCGCAGTACGCGGACGTGCAGTCGCGCACCCCCTCGCTGCCCATCCTGCTCGCGGTGGCGAAGGACGAGACCCTGCGGCGCAAGATCAAGGACGCGTGGGCCTTCAGCGCGATGACGGCCGAGCGCACGCGGGAGATCGGCAGCGCAGTGCTCGCCACCGGCGCGCTGGACGCCGCCCTGGGCATGATGAACCGCGAGATCGAGGCGGCCCTGGATGCGCTCGGGCCCTACGCGAACGATCCCGCCGGCGCCGAGCTGGTGAGCTGGGCGCACAAGCTCTCGGCGGGCATCGCCGAGCAGGCCCGGAGCGTTGCATGAAGGGCTACCTTTGGACGGGTGCGGGGGGCGCTCGACCGGAGGAAGCCTCCACCGCGGGACACCTCGCCCCGTGGGAAGCCATCGCGGTGGACGCGGTGGGCAACGTCATCGAGTTCTGGGGCTTCAAGCGCAACCAGGGCCGCGTCTGGGCCCTGCTGTACCTGCGCGGCGAGGCCCTCACCGCAGGGGAGATCGAGCGCGAGCTCGGGCTCTCCAAGGGCGGCGTCTCCATGCTGCTGCGCGACCTGGAGCGCTGGGGCGTCATCCAGCGCGTGCGCCTGCCCAGCGACACCGCCTGGCGCTACGGCGCCGAGTCGGACCTCATCCGCATGGTCATCCGCGTCATCGAGGAGCGCGAGGCGGGCTTCATCTCCCGCATCCGCGCGGACCTCGGTGAGGCGCGAAGGCTCGCGACCGAGGCGGGCGGCGTCCCGCGCGAGGCCTTCGGGCGGCTGGAGAAGATGGCCCTGCTCGCC
Encoded here:
- the pheT gene encoding phenylalanine--tRNA ligase subunit beta gives rise to the protein MKISQKWLADYVQLPESTDALAKKLTDAGLEIEGLERPGAALDGVLVAQIKESVQHPNADKLSVTQVDIGGSALLQVVCGAKNYKVGDKVPLATAGTKLPNGVEIKQAALRGVESFGMLCSAKELALSEESSGLLILPAQLKPGTPIAEALGLDDVVLEVNVTPNRPDALSHLGVAREVSVVTGAPLKLPQPSFKEGGKPTAEQVKVRIEDAERCPRYAARVVEGVKVGPSPQWMQERLKACGVRAINNLVDVTNYVLLEYGQPLHAFDLAKVAGPEIVVRRAKAGETLTTLDGKARTLDADDLLICDAKGPTALAGVMGGGDSEVSAATTRVLIESANFQASGVRRTAKRHGLHTEASHRFERGADLDAVPLALERAAALIAELGGGTVAPGRLDVYPKPSPARRVTLRFARVDALLGTPVAEQECRRILAALGFKAMEEGKGQVTYEVPRARVDVEREEDLVEEIARVFGFDHIPAKLPRGLAELAPEPAHFDAERRVRAALSGHGLDEVVNYSFLAPRTLQVLGEAQPPVALVNPLSVEQSVMRTTLLGGLLENLSRSVRHQVERVALYEMGRVYFRDAAGGQGQRPASHEVHRVAGLVWGLRAGRTWTQKDARMDFYDAKGAVEALLQALRIAEGGEGGVRFVPVEMPAYHPRACATVLLPDASPAGLVGELHPRVTKALGLPEGVFAFELDTAPLYKAAQLVPAYHPLPRFPAVLRDLAVVVPLELRNEEIRQVIREVGGPLVEDASIFDVYTGKPIPEGRKNVAYAIRYRSAERTLTDAEVTEAHQRIIAEVNQRLGAALRA
- a CDS encoding ATP-binding protein, with protein sequence MAERLQSHTLTQQYAAGATRDARTRAAALAENLAIAGGYVLLAWVGDKLRLDRRVILFWPAAGYSLAVLLVRGNSRWPGVLLGSLLSGWSGLMPTGPTGAAPPNFAFALLTGTARALSTLAGAWLVVRVTGTRRWPRSVQGVLVFALLAGIVYPAMAALATQAAGWPGRVGSGALAFPRELWLWFVANSTGSLVVAPLVLALRERPAGRPDRSHREIALTAMGFVLAGAMCLGFTRERATPIPLAYPLAPLMLWATLRFGARGAALSNTLWAVVLVGGALSAPAPEGGFGQIFTELHARLAVLATVVLGFAAAFEERLQLQSDLESERRGLEARVAERTGELARYLSLLHSSLESTADGLLVVDREGRIIATNHRFKELWRIPGDILESGDDQRALDYVRDQLASPASFTARVEYLYAHPELESEDEVLLMDGRVFERFSRPQRMGEAIVGRVWSFRDVTLRRLAEAERSRLLVEESRARQDAERALHLREDFLQVAAHEMKTPVTAMKMQLQQLVRLASGPGPDPARLLSLAAAALRPMRRFEELTAQLLDVSQLEQGQLPARIEPLDFREVVQEQLDDHREAAVRAGSELRFEDGGPLTGESDRRHLVQIVCSLLSNAIKFGAGSPLTVRLEGSSDWVSLQVTDQGIGIAAHDQERIFERFERAVDSRHYGGLGLGLWLARKSIEMLGGTLRVTSTPGEGATFSVLLPRRRVTAPVQPRDPLQPSV
- the mdoH gene encoding glucans biosynthesis glucosyltransferase MdoH; this encodes MPPHSFSPETAGLRRVAVLGLALLTCVLGTREMYRLMSVKGTTVLELLLVAVFALCFGWIALSFWSALAGFLHLTLSSRVPGLLWPDAAQRNPPLRHRTAVVMPVHNEDAAAVFANVQAVYESLRETGQLEAFDFFVLSDSTSAEAWVAEELAWAQLCQDVEGQGRIFYRRRLDNRAKKAGNLAEFCERWGRRYDFMVVLDADSLMAGDTLVKMAQLMALNPRVGIIQAPPQCVGRTTLYARLQQFAGRLYGPVVAAGAAAWQLGESNYWGHNAIIRVEAFMQHCGLPVLPGREPFGGHILSHDFVEAALMRRAGYTVWLVPELGGSYEQPPPNLLAYAQRDRRWCQGNLQHLGLVMAADLHPSSRLHFLMGVMSYAASPLWALLLLTGLATALHDRFVEPSYFLAQRTLFPVWPSFDTQAAMRLWAVSMALLLVPRLLGLLLALSDSAQARQMGGRVRLALSAVLETLVSTLLAPAMMVFQSHFVLGTLLGYRVSWSSQQRDDASLTWREAARRHGVHTLLGLALGAATAAISTRLLLWALPVVGGLLLSIPLCVWTARATLGRLAARFGLFLIPEETEAPAVLARAQALTARSMPAPVQDALAHVLEDPRAHAVHLALLVQHPAPSEPTSLLLASARRKLHAGEREALSAAERKALLQDAATLRDAALAQPLRAATR
- a CDS encoding glucan biosynthesis protein gives rise to the protein MRQGWKWAGALAGLAAGMAQGQTSPRPAQMATATLVAEAAPFRGIETVRARAKSLAQRDYRTPDAQLPGFLAALDYDQYRDIRFRDERALWRDGKRNFQVQLFHPGFLYTQPVRVNEVEGGRARPVPFSPDFFRYGSLVKPGPVQGVEGFAGLKLNAPFNRPDHFDEVVSFLGASYFRALGEGNVYGLSARGLAIDTALPSGEEFPAFRELWVEKPAPGAKQVVVHALLDSPSLTGAYRIVVTPGVRTVTQIEATLYARRAVKQLGIAPLTSMYLFGENDRGSSEDFRPEVHDSDGLFVWMGTGEQLWRPLQNPERLSISSFQAQSPRAFGLLQRDEAFTSYEDLEARYDRRPSAWVEPVGDWGRGSVQLVEIPTPQEVHDNIVAAWVPEAPLAPGGELKLAYKIHWGFEPPWAPQAAHVVATRIAAGSPGARRFVIDFSPAPTPPGGEELEAVVSASRGQVLRPSVQPNPVTGGWRATFELVPDTSSDSPIELRCFLRSGPQTLSETWSYPWAP